One genomic region from Arthrobacter pigmenti encodes:
- the treY gene encoding malto-oligosyltrehalose synthase: MKAPKSTYRLQIRSSFDLSAAVEVVPYLKDLGVDWVYLSPVLTAEQGSDHGYDVTDPTTIDPERGGPEAFDALCRTAHGAGLGVLVDIVPNHVGVATPAQNTWWWDLLAKGRDSRYAEAFDIDWDAGGGRIRIPVLGDGDNEVDQLKIVDGELHYYENRFPIADGTAQPGDTGAQVHARQHYELVNWRRADSELNYRRFFGVNTLAGIRVEVPWVFDEAHSEVRRWFGESLVDGLRIDHPDGLADPAGYLDRLRELSGGAYTLVEKILEPGEELPERWACEGTTGYDGLALIDRLFVDPAGRPALEAAVPTEPFVHMIHGTKRGIADGILRSEVLRLARLVPQEAGLDFEESADALAELLTCFPVYRSYLPDGAHYLAEAVLSAKVRRPELANVLDALHPLLNPFLEDGGAEDNGADLSGLAVRFQQTSGMVMAKGVEDTAFYRYNRLTSLNEVGADPSIFALDGYELHRALLERQESSPLTMNSLSTHDTKRGEDTRARISVLSEIAEEWVASLEQLDRLAPIGDRAFASLMWQALIGAWPLSRERAHAYVEKASREADASTHWTAPNDAFEEKMHAAVDAAFDDAEVHRLVTSLVERVSAPGWSNSLSAKLLQLTIPGIPDVYQGSELWETSLVDPDNRRPVDFGLRKQGLVDLAFGALPQIDDGGMAKLLVVSRALRLRRDSPELFSTYRSVTATGPAAEHVFAFDRGGVVTAVTRLPLGLDRAGGWRDTAVVLPEGAYSCAITGTGFEGGPVPVNRLFETYPVALLVKEDTR, encoded by the coding sequence GTGAAGGCACCCAAGTCGACCTACCGGTTGCAGATTCGTTCTAGCTTCGACCTGTCCGCCGCCGTTGAGGTTGTGCCCTATCTGAAAGACCTCGGGGTGGACTGGGTGTACCTCTCACCGGTGCTGACGGCCGAGCAGGGATCCGACCACGGGTACGACGTCACCGACCCCACCACGATCGACCCCGAGCGTGGTGGGCCGGAGGCGTTCGACGCCCTGTGCCGGACCGCGCACGGGGCCGGTCTCGGCGTGCTCGTGGACATCGTGCCGAACCACGTCGGTGTGGCCACCCCGGCCCAGAACACATGGTGGTGGGATCTGCTCGCGAAGGGACGGGACTCCCGGTATGCCGAGGCGTTCGACATCGACTGGGACGCCGGTGGGGGACGCATTCGCATTCCTGTGCTGGGCGACGGAGACAACGAGGTGGACCAGCTCAAGATTGTCGACGGCGAGCTGCACTACTACGAGAACCGTTTCCCCATCGCAGACGGTACGGCGCAGCCGGGTGACACCGGCGCGCAGGTGCACGCCCGGCAACACTACGAGCTGGTGAACTGGAGGCGCGCGGACAGCGAACTGAACTACCGGCGATTCTTCGGCGTGAACACGCTGGCGGGCATCCGGGTGGAGGTCCCGTGGGTATTCGACGAGGCACACTCCGAGGTTCGACGCTGGTTCGGCGAATCGCTGGTGGACGGGCTGCGCATCGATCACCCGGATGGGCTCGCCGACCCGGCAGGCTACCTCGACCGGCTGCGCGAACTCAGCGGCGGCGCCTACACGCTGGTGGAGAAGATCCTTGAACCCGGCGAGGAGTTGCCGGAGCGGTGGGCGTGCGAGGGAACCACCGGCTACGACGGGCTTGCGCTGATTGATCGGCTGTTCGTCGATCCTGCCGGCCGCCCCGCGCTCGAAGCGGCTGTTCCAACTGAACCGTTCGTCCACATGATCCACGGCACCAAGCGCGGAATCGCGGACGGAATCCTGCGGTCTGAAGTGCTGCGCCTTGCACGGCTGGTTCCGCAGGAGGCGGGCCTGGACTTCGAAGAGAGCGCCGATGCGCTGGCCGAGCTGCTGACCTGCTTCCCGGTCTACCGCAGCTACCTTCCGGACGGCGCGCACTACCTCGCCGAAGCAGTCCTAAGCGCGAAGGTCCGCAGGCCGGAGCTGGCGAATGTTCTGGACGCGCTGCATCCGCTCCTGAATCCGTTCCTTGAAGATGGGGGAGCTGAGGACAACGGCGCTGACCTGTCTGGGTTGGCTGTACGGTTTCAGCAGACCTCGGGCATGGTCATGGCCAAGGGCGTCGAGGATACTGCCTTCTACCGCTACAACCGGCTCACTTCCCTCAACGAGGTTGGCGCGGATCCGTCCATTTTCGCGCTCGACGGGTACGAACTCCACCGTGCACTGCTGGAACGCCAGGAGTCCTCGCCGCTCACCATGAACTCGTTGAGCACGCACGACACCAAGCGCGGCGAGGACACGCGGGCCCGGATCTCGGTGCTGTCGGAGATCGCCGAAGAATGGGTGGCCTCACTGGAGCAGCTGGACCGCCTGGCCCCGATCGGGGACAGGGCGTTCGCGTCGCTGATGTGGCAGGCGCTCATTGGCGCCTGGCCGCTAAGCAGGGAACGCGCGCACGCCTACGTTGAGAAAGCTTCCCGCGAAGCAGATGCGAGCACGCACTGGACCGCGCCGAACGATGCCTTCGAAGAGAAGATGCATGCCGCCGTCGACGCCGCCTTTGACGACGCGGAGGTGCACCGGCTTGTGACTTCGCTGGTGGAGCGCGTGTCTGCGCCGGGCTGGTCCAACTCCCTATCGGCGAAACTGCTGCAGCTCACCATCCCGGGCATTCCCGACGTCTATCAGGGTTCCGAGCTCTGGGAAACCTCGCTGGTGGACCCGGACAACCGCCGTCCCGTCGACTTTGGACTGCGCAAGCAGGGCCTCGTGGACCTGGCATTCGGCGCCCTTCCGCAGATTGACGACGGCGGGATGGCCAAGCTCCTTGTCGTCTCCCGAGCGCTGCGGCTACGCAGGGATTCGCCGGAACTGTTCTCGACCTACCGCTCGGTGACAGCCACGGGCCCGGCGGCGGAGCATGTGTTCGCCTTCGACCGCGGCGGCGTTGTTACGGCGGTCACCAGACTCCCACTGGGACTGGACCGGGCCGGCGGCTGGCGGGACACCGCCGTCGTTCTGCCCGAGGGCGCGTACAGCTGTGCCATTACGGGCACCGGCTTTGAGGGCGGCCCTGTTCCGGTCAACCGGCTGTTCGAAACCTATCCCGTGGCACTGCTTGTGAAGGAGGACACACGATGA
- the glgX gene encoding glycogen debranching protein GlgX: protein MELWPGDAYPLGATYDGTGTNFALYSEIAEKVELCLIDDDGAETRIELKEVDGYVWHGYLPQVSPGQKYGYRVHGPNNPDEGHRCNPNKLLLDPYAKAVHGQIDWDQALFGYNFGDEHSVNNEDSAAHMMLGVVINPFFNWDGDRMPRTPYHQSVIYEAHVKGLTQLHPEIPEEQRGTYAGVAHPAVIAHLQKLGVTAIELMPVHQFVNDSTLQEKGLSNYWGYNTIGFFAPHNAYGSTGDEGEQVQEFKAMVRELHLAGIEVILDVVYNHTAEGNHMGPTLSMRGIDNASYYRLVEDDKQYYMDTTGTGNSLNVGNPHSLQLLMDSLRYWVTEMHVDGFRFDLASALAREFYEVDRLSAFFELVQQDPVVSQVKLIAEPWDVGPGGYQVGNFPPQWTEWNGKYRDTVRDFWRGEPSSIGEFASRLTGSADLYEHSARRPVASINFVTAHDGFTLRDLVSYNEKHNEANGEDNNDGESHNRSWNCGAEGSTDDPEVQTLRVRQQRNFIATLLLSQGVPMILHGDELGRTQDGNNNTYCQDSELSWVHWDNLDQPLLEFTAAVSRLRSEHPTFRRRRFFDGRPVRRGEGEALPDIVWLDTEGELMAPEDWNDGFGRSIGVFLNGQGIRGRDQRGQRITDLNFLLYFNAHDEAVKFTVPSEEYGPMWDEVIDTAGVYADSDPIPAGAAVTVEAKSMVVLRAHAEAEDLDHSVAASLAILANENTAKTGSA, encoded by the coding sequence ATGGAGCTTTGGCCAGGAGATGCCTATCCGCTAGGGGCAACCTATGACGGCACGGGAACCAACTTCGCGCTCTACAGCGAAATTGCCGAGAAGGTGGAGTTGTGCCTGATTGACGACGACGGCGCGGAGACCCGCATCGAACTCAAGGAAGTGGACGGCTATGTGTGGCACGGCTACCTGCCGCAGGTTTCACCCGGGCAGAAGTACGGATACCGCGTCCACGGGCCCAACAATCCGGACGAGGGCCACCGCTGCAACCCGAACAAACTGCTGCTGGATCCCTACGCAAAAGCGGTGCACGGCCAGATCGACTGGGACCAGGCCCTGTTCGGCTACAACTTCGGCGACGAGCATTCGGTCAACAATGAGGATTCCGCGGCGCACATGATGCTCGGCGTTGTCATCAATCCCTTCTTCAACTGGGACGGCGACCGCATGCCGCGCACCCCGTACCACCAGTCGGTGATCTACGAGGCGCACGTCAAGGGGCTCACGCAGTTGCACCCGGAAATCCCGGAGGAGCAGCGCGGCACGTACGCCGGCGTGGCCCATCCGGCGGTTATCGCGCACCTGCAGAAGCTCGGCGTCACGGCGATCGAGCTCATGCCCGTGCACCAGTTCGTCAACGACAGCACGCTGCAGGAAAAGGGCCTGTCCAACTACTGGGGCTACAACACCATCGGCTTCTTCGCACCGCACAACGCCTACGGCTCCACCGGCGATGAAGGCGAGCAGGTGCAGGAATTCAAGGCCATGGTCCGCGAGCTGCACCTGGCGGGCATCGAGGTGATTCTCGACGTCGTGTACAACCACACGGCGGAGGGCAACCACATGGGGCCAACGCTCTCGATGCGCGGCATCGACAATGCGTCCTACTACCGGCTGGTGGAGGACGACAAGCAGTACTACATGGACACCACCGGCACCGGTAACTCTCTGAACGTTGGAAACCCGCACTCGCTGCAACTGCTCATGGATTCGCTGCGCTACTGGGTCACGGAAATGCATGTTGACGGGTTCCGCTTCGACCTTGCCTCGGCCCTGGCCCGCGAGTTCTACGAGGTGGACCGGCTGAGCGCGTTCTTCGAACTCGTGCAGCAGGATCCGGTCGTGTCCCAGGTGAAGCTGATTGCCGAGCCCTGGGACGTTGGTCCCGGCGGGTACCAGGTGGGCAACTTCCCTCCGCAGTGGACGGAATGGAACGGTAAATACCGCGATACCGTGCGCGATTTCTGGCGCGGCGAGCCCTCCAGCATCGGGGAGTTTGCCTCGCGGCTGACGGGTTCGGCGGACCTCTACGAGCATTCGGCGCGCCGGCCGGTGGCATCGATCAACTTCGTCACGGCCCACGACGGCTTCACGCTGCGGGACCTCGTGTCCTACAACGAGAAGCACAATGAGGCCAACGGCGAAGACAACAACGACGGCGAATCCCACAACCGCTCGTGGAACTGCGGCGCCGAAGGATCCACCGACGATCCTGAGGTGCAGACCCTGCGCGTTCGGCAACAGCGGAACTTCATCGCAACGCTCCTGCTGTCACAGGGCGTGCCCATGATCCTGCACGGCGATGAACTGGGCCGCACGCAGGACGGCAACAACAACACCTACTGTCAGGATTCGGAGCTGTCCTGGGTGCACTGGGACAACCTGGACCAGCCGCTGCTCGAGTTCACGGCAGCCGTGAGCCGGCTGCGCTCCGAGCACCCGACGTTCCGTCGTCGTCGTTTCTTCGACGGCCGGCCGGTTCGGCGTGGAGAGGGCGAGGCGCTGCCGGACATCGTCTGGCTGGACACTGAGGGCGAGCTCATGGCTCCGGAAGACTGGAATGACGGCTTCGGCCGCTCCATCGGCGTCTTCCTCAACGGTCAGGGCATCCGCGGACGGGACCAGCGCGGCCAGCGCATCACCGACCTGAACTTTCTGCTCTACTTCAACGCCCACGATGAAGCGGTGAAGTTCACGGTGCCGTCCGAGGAATACGGGCCGATGTGGGACGAGGTCATCGACACCGCAGGTGTCTACGCGGACTCCGACCCCATCCCGGCCGGTGCGGCGGTGACGGTGGAAGCCAAGTCGATGGTGGTTCTGCGTGCGCATGCCGAGGCAGAAGACCTTGACCACTCTGTCGCGGCATCGCTTGCGATCCTCGCCAACGAGAACACCGCGAAGACCGGCTCAGCCTGA
- a CDS encoding NAD(P)H-hydrate epimerase has product MLSAYTGSQIRAAEAPLLEAGYGDALMQRAAHGLAQVAGAELRDTGGIYGRAVVVLAGSGNNGGDALYAGARLAGRGAGTTAILTSERVHVEALVAFRAAGGRVEQLTDDRVDALAMRIASAALVIDGILGTGGSGGLRGAAAKLVQQVNARGVARVVACDLPSGIDADTGEAAGEILPADVTATFGGVKTGLLAGAGARAAGRVVTIDIGLTQSLPPAAAYSLEPEDLRQLYARPGPTDHKYSRGVLGIAAGSAMYPGAAVLATGAALGTGVGMVRFLGPPTVASLINAVHPEVVCSQGSVPESHVQAWLVGPGATEDPGQRQRARDAIASGLPTVVDAGALPLLPEKVGEQVILTPHAGELAALFQRRGEDVERVAIEATPAYFARRAAATTGATVLLKGYTTVVAAPGGELFIQSNATPWLATAGSGDTLAGILGALVATNAGNDDVAAPLGLPPSSRWAALGAAAATLHGLAGRRAARRGPVMVGELPRHVGRVLAELL; this is encoded by the coding sequence ATGCTTAGTGCCTATACCGGGAGCCAGATCCGGGCAGCGGAAGCGCCGCTGCTTGAGGCCGGATACGGCGATGCTTTGATGCAGCGGGCTGCCCACGGCCTTGCGCAGGTTGCCGGCGCCGAACTCCGCGATACCGGCGGAATCTACGGACGCGCCGTCGTCGTGCTGGCGGGGAGCGGAAACAACGGCGGCGACGCCCTGTACGCCGGCGCGCGGCTGGCGGGTCGTGGCGCGGGCACGACGGCGATTCTCACCTCCGAGCGGGTACATGTCGAGGCGCTGGTTGCGTTCCGTGCGGCCGGCGGCAGGGTTGAGCAGCTCACCGACGACCGCGTTGACGCCCTGGCGATGCGGATTGCGTCCGCCGCCCTGGTGATTGACGGGATCCTTGGCACGGGTGGTAGTGGCGGCCTGCGCGGCGCGGCGGCGAAACTGGTCCAGCAGGTGAACGCACGTGGTGTGGCCCGCGTTGTCGCCTGCGACCTTCCCAGCGGAATCGACGCGGACACCGGCGAGGCAGCCGGAGAGATCCTCCCGGCCGATGTCACAGCAACCTTTGGTGGCGTCAAGACCGGGCTGCTCGCAGGCGCCGGAGCACGGGCAGCGGGGCGGGTGGTCACCATCGACATCGGTCTCACCCAATCCCTTCCGCCGGCGGCGGCGTATTCGCTGGAACCGGAGGATCTCCGGCAGCTCTACGCGCGGCCCGGACCAACGGACCATAAATACAGCAGGGGAGTGCTCGGCATCGCGGCGGGCTCGGCGATGTACCCGGGGGCTGCGGTGTTGGCGACCGGTGCGGCGCTGGGTACCGGCGTCGGGATGGTGCGCTTTCTGGGCCCGCCAACAGTTGCTTCTCTCATCAACGCCGTCCATCCGGAGGTTGTCTGCTCGCAGGGCTCTGTTCCGGAATCACATGTGCAGGCCTGGCTTGTGGGGCCGGGCGCCACGGAGGATCCCGGGCAGCGGCAGCGGGCACGCGACGCCATCGCGTCCGGCCTGCCCACCGTCGTCGACGCCGGTGCGCTGCCCCTGCTGCCGGAAAAAGTGGGTGAGCAGGTCATTCTTACGCCCCACGCTGGTGAACTGGCGGCGCTGTTCCAACGCCGGGGCGAAGACGTTGAACGGGTTGCCATTGAAGCAACGCCCGCCTACTTCGCCCGCCGTGCAGCCGCCACAACCGGTGCAACCGTCCTGCTGAAGGGCTACACAACGGTGGTCGCGGCGCCGGGCGGCGAGCTCTTCATCCAGTCGAATGCCACACCCTGGCTGGCCACCGCGGGATCGGGTGACACACTCGCGGGGATCCTGGGCGCGCTGGTCGCGACCAACGCCGGGAACGACGACGTCGCCGCACCGCTGGGGCTGCCGCCGTCGTCGCGCTGGGCTGCTTTGGGAGCGGCGGCCGCGACGCTGCACGGACTGGCGGGGCGGCGCGCAGCACGGCGCGGACCGGTGATGGTCGGAGAGCTGCCCAGGCACGTGGGCCGCGTACTCGCGGAACTGCTGTAA
- a CDS encoding holo-ACP synthase produces MIVGIGVDVVDVARFERQLQRTPGLRDRLFVAAERALNTRSLAARFAAKEAVAKALGAPAGMNWQDCWIGLDGNGSPTVEVSGTVAAVASGRGVTRWHLSLSHDGGVATAMVVAEGELPPATR; encoded by the coding sequence GTGATTGTCGGCATTGGCGTGGACGTTGTGGACGTCGCGCGGTTCGAGCGGCAGCTTCAGCGCACGCCCGGGCTGCGGGACCGTCTGTTCGTTGCGGCTGAGCGTGCGTTGAACACCCGCTCGCTTGCCGCACGCTTTGCAGCAAAGGAAGCCGTTGCCAAGGCGCTCGGCGCGCCTGCGGGCATGAACTGGCAGGACTGCTGGATCGGTCTCGACGGCAACGGAAGCCCTACCGTCGAGGTGTCCGGGACTGTGGCAGCCGTCGCGTCTGGCCGCGGCGTTACCCGGTGGCACCTCTCGCTCAGCCACGACGGCGGGGTCGCAACCGCAATGGTTGTCGCCGAAGGAGAACTTCCGCCGGCCACCCGCTAG
- the glmS gene encoding glutamine--fructose-6-phosphate transaminase (isomerizing), protein MCGIVGYVGRNGGKSLGGALGEAELNGADSNGSHGALDVVMEGLRRLEYRGYDSAGVAVLTETGIQSRKKSGKLTNLVAELDSSPLPASLTGIGHTRWATHGGPTDQNAHPHLADDGRLALIHNGIIENFAELKAELLEQGVVFASDTDTEVAAALLGSIYRRRTDAGTADALTSAMQEACQRLEGAFTLLAIHQDAPDVVVAARRNSPLVVGLGDGENFLGSDVSGFIDFTRRAVELGQDQVVTITPEDVTITDFYGAPATGKEFHVSWDAAAAEKGGYPSFMAKEINDQPDAVGQTLLGRTDAKGNLVLDELRIDESILRSVDKIVVLACGTSAYAGQVAKYAIEHWCRIPTEIELSHEFRYRDPIVNEKTLVVAISQSGETMDTLMAVRYAREQGAKVVAICNTNGSTIPRESDAVLYTHAGPEIAVASTKAFLAQITATYLLGLYLAQLRGNKFRDEIADVLADLSEMPAKIQEVLDNSDPVKELGRSMADAKSVLFLGRHVGFPVAMEGALKLKELAYIHAEGFAAGELKHGPIALIEEGQPVVVVLPSPRGRDSLHAKVVSNIQEIRARGAVTIVIAEEGDESVAAFSEHVIHVPQTATLLAPLLTTVPLQIFACELAAAKGYDVDQPRNLAKSVTVE, encoded by the coding sequence ATGTGTGGAATCGTAGGATACGTAGGCCGTAACGGCGGTAAATCCCTTGGCGGAGCGCTTGGAGAAGCAGAACTCAACGGAGCTGATTCCAACGGTAGCCACGGCGCCCTGGACGTGGTCATGGAGGGCTTGCGTCGCTTGGAGTACAGGGGTTATGACTCAGCGGGCGTCGCAGTGCTGACCGAAACAGGTATCCAGTCGCGGAAGAAGTCCGGCAAGCTGACCAACCTTGTGGCAGAGCTGGACTCCTCACCGCTGCCCGCATCGTTGACCGGCATCGGCCACACCCGGTGGGCTACGCACGGTGGACCCACGGACCAGAACGCACATCCGCATCTCGCCGATGACGGGCGCCTTGCCCTCATCCACAACGGAATCATCGAGAACTTTGCCGAGCTGAAGGCTGAGCTGCTGGAGCAGGGCGTTGTCTTCGCTTCGGACACCGACACCGAGGTTGCTGCGGCGCTGCTCGGCAGCATCTACCGTCGTCGAACGGATGCCGGCACCGCAGATGCCCTGACCAGTGCTATGCAGGAAGCCTGCCAGCGCCTTGAGGGCGCATTCACCCTGCTTGCCATCCATCAGGACGCGCCCGACGTCGTCGTCGCCGCCCGCCGTAACTCACCGCTTGTTGTGGGACTGGGTGACGGCGAGAACTTCCTTGGCTCGGATGTTTCCGGCTTCATCGACTTCACCCGCCGTGCGGTGGAACTGGGCCAGGACCAGGTCGTGACCATCACACCGGAAGACGTCACGATCACCGACTTCTACGGAGCGCCCGCCACCGGTAAGGAGTTCCACGTCAGCTGGGACGCTGCCGCGGCGGAGAAGGGCGGCTACCCGTCCTTCATGGCCAAGGAGATCAACGACCAGCCCGACGCCGTTGGGCAGACCCTGCTGGGCCGCACCGACGCGAAGGGCAACCTTGTCCTCGACGAACTGCGCATCGACGAATCAATCCTGCGCTCGGTGGACAAGATTGTTGTCCTCGCCTGCGGAACGTCCGCGTACGCCGGCCAGGTGGCCAAGTACGCAATCGAGCATTGGTGCCGGATTCCAACGGAGATCGAGCTTTCGCACGAGTTCCGCTACCGGGATCCGATCGTCAATGAGAAGACGCTCGTGGTGGCCATCTCCCAGTCCGGCGAGACCATGGACACCCTGATGGCTGTGCGGTACGCCCGTGAGCAGGGCGCCAAGGTTGTGGCAATCTGTAACACCAACGGCTCAACCATTCCCCGGGAGTCGGATGCGGTGCTGTACACGCATGCCGGTCCGGAGATTGCCGTCGCTTCCACCAAGGCGTTCCTCGCGCAGATCACCGCCACCTATCTCCTCGGGCTGTACCTGGCGCAACTGCGGGGCAACAAGTTCCGTGACGAAATCGCGGACGTACTGGCGGACCTCAGCGAGATGCCGGCGAAGATCCAGGAGGTCCTGGATAACTCGGACCCCGTCAAGGAGCTCGGACGGAGCATGGCGGATGCCAAGTCCGTGCTGTTCCTCGGCCGCCATGTGGGGTTCCCGGTGGCCATGGAGGGTGCGCTTAAGCTCAAGGAGCTCGCCTACATCCATGCGGAAGGATTTGCTGCCGGCGAGCTCAAGCACGGGCCCATCGCGCTGATCGAGGAGGGTCAGCCCGTCGTCGTCGTACTGCCTTCGCCCCGCGGACGCGACTCGCTGCACGCCAAGGTGGTTTCGAACATTCAGGAGATTCGGGCCCGTGGCGCAGTCACCATTGTGATCGCCGAAGAGGGCGATGAGTCCGTGGCTGCGTTCTCCGAGCACGTCATCCACGTTCCGCAGACTGCAACACTGCTTGCGCCGCTGCTCACCACGGTCCCGCTGCAGATTTTCGCGTGCGAGCTGGCCGCTGCCAAGGGCTATGACGTGGATCAGCCGCGGAACCTGGCCAAGTCCGTCACGGTCGAGTAG
- the coaA gene encoding type I pantothenate kinase produces the protein MEAGVTPFVELDRQMWARLSNEIESPLNVEDVQRLRGLGDALNLDEVREVYLPLSRLLSLYVAAAGELHAATTTFLGERTTRTPFVIGVAGSVAVGKSTTARVLRELLRRWPGTPNVELVTTDGFLYPNEELERRGLMQRKGFPESYDRRRLLRFVSEVKSGAEEVRAPWYSHLTYNIVPGREIVVRRPDVLIVEGLNVLAPARTRADGRSGLALSDFFDFSIYVDAKTSYIEEWYVQRFQSLRSGAFANPASYFHRYASLTDKEAEETALGIWRRINEPNLSENVLPTRGRATLVLTKEADHSIRRMLLRKT, from the coding sequence GTGGAGGCGGGCGTTACCCCGTTCGTCGAGCTTGATCGCCAGATGTGGGCGCGGCTGTCGAATGAGATCGAGTCTCCGCTGAACGTCGAGGATGTGCAGCGGCTTCGCGGCCTCGGAGACGCACTGAACCTCGATGAGGTGCGGGAGGTCTACCTTCCGCTATCCCGGCTCCTCTCCCTCTACGTTGCCGCTGCCGGCGAACTGCACGCGGCCACCACCACGTTCCTCGGGGAGCGCACAACCCGTACGCCGTTCGTGATCGGTGTGGCAGGCTCCGTTGCCGTCGGGAAGTCGACCACCGCGCGTGTGCTGCGTGAGCTTCTCCGCCGCTGGCCGGGCACTCCGAACGTGGAACTGGTAACCACTGACGGTTTCCTTTACCCCAATGAGGAGCTGGAACGGCGCGGCCTTATGCAGCGCAAGGGCTTCCCTGAGTCGTACGACCGGCGTCGGCTCCTACGCTTCGTGAGCGAGGTCAAGAGCGGTGCTGAGGAAGTGCGTGCACCCTGGTACTCGCACCTGACCTACAACATCGTTCCTGGACGCGAGATTGTGGTCCGCCGCCCTGACGTACTGATTGTCGAGGGGCTGAACGTCCTCGCGCCTGCACGAACCCGGGCGGACGGGCGCTCAGGCCTGGCGCTCAGCGATTTCTTTGACTTCTCCATCTACGTGGACGCCAAGACCTCCTATATAGAGGAGTGGTACGTCCAGCGCTTCCAGTCCCTGCGCAGCGGCGCCTTCGCGAATCCAGCGTCCTATTTCCACCGGTACGCCTCCCTCACGGATAAGGAAGCCGAGGAGACCGCTTTAGGCATCTGGCGGCGCATCAACGAACCGAACCTGTCCGAGAACGTCCTTCCCACCCGCGGCCGAGCCACCCTGGTGCTCACCAAGGAAGCCGACCACTCCATCCGCCGAATGCTGCTACGGAAAACCTGA
- a CDS encoding M15 family metallopeptidase yields MEPLRRLRGMPVWLMTTTALVVVLSACGTPAPTTDGTAPASQPPPSSAPQTPGEIPAPAQRPPSPAGNSAPPSPAAAPSTTPAVTEEPPAPAPSTAPAPPPEAEELSDPSSILVVVNKQRPLDPLDFFPSGLVLPAVPLAVAEPNALLRADTSAAVEQLFAAAADDGVGLTLVSGYRSYQDQVATYQHWVAQYGGNAAEADRISARAGYSEHQTGLAFDVGQADGACTLSSCFADTVAGQWMAENAHAFGFILRYPIGAQGVTGFSGEPWHYRYVGLEAAQAMRENGVATLEEFFGLPPAPGY; encoded by the coding sequence ATGGAACCCCTGCGGCGGCTCCGAGGGATGCCGGTCTGGTTGATGACGACGACGGCCCTCGTCGTCGTACTTTCGGCCTGCGGAACGCCCGCGCCCACCACGGACGGCACCGCCCCGGCCAGCCAGCCGCCGCCGTCGTCCGCACCGCAGACTCCGGGCGAGATCCCAGCTCCTGCGCAGCGGCCTCCGTCCCCCGCGGGAAACAGCGCGCCGCCGTCGCCCGCGGCCGCCCCGAGCACGACCCCGGCCGTCACAGAAGAGCCTCCGGCTCCCGCGCCGAGCACAGCGCCGGCGCCCCCACCCGAAGCGGAGGAGTTGAGCGATCCGTCGTCGATCCTCGTGGTCGTCAACAAGCAGCGTCCGCTCGACCCGCTCGACTTCTTCCCGTCCGGGCTTGTCCTTCCCGCAGTTCCGCTGGCCGTGGCCGAACCCAATGCTCTCCTGCGGGCGGACACCAGCGCGGCGGTGGAGCAACTGTTCGCTGCGGCCGCCGACGACGGCGTGGGCCTCACCCTGGTGAGCGGTTACCGCTCCTACCAGGATCAGGTGGCCACGTATCAACACTGGGTCGCCCAATACGGAGGAAACGCTGCCGAAGCTGACCGTATTTCTGCCCGGGCGGGTTATTCGGAGCACCAAACAGGCCTCGCGTTCGACGTTGGCCAGGCCGATGGCGCCTGCACGCTGTCCTCCTGTTTCGCGGACACTGTGGCAGGGCAATGGATGGCAGAGAACGCACACGCTTTCGGCTTCATCCTGCGCTACCCAATCGGAGCCCAGGGGGTCACCGGATTCTCGGGCGAGCCCTGGCATTACCGGTACGTCGGGCTGGAAGCTGCACAGGCGATGCGCGAGAACGGCGTAGCGACCCTTGAGGAGTTCTTCGGCCTGCCGCCCGCGCCCGGATACTAA
- the mscL gene encoding large conductance mechanosensitive channel protein MscL — translation MLSGFKNFIMKGNVIDLAVAVVMGTAFGAVVTSLVNNVLMPLISALAGSPTFDDFARITLNGNEIQFGVFLTAVVNFLLVAASVYFVIVLPMNKFIERRDRKLELKQKVEEVDPQIALLTEIRDSLRQRT, via the coding sequence ATGCTGAGTGGATTCAAGAATTTCATCATGAAGGGCAACGTCATCGATCTGGCCGTGGCGGTTGTCATGGGCACGGCTTTCGGCGCTGTGGTGACCTCGCTGGTCAACAATGTGCTGATGCCGCTGATCTCGGCGCTCGCCGGATCGCCCACGTTTGACGACTTCGCGCGGATCACGCTCAACGGGAACGAGATTCAGTTCGGCGTATTCCTCACGGCAGTGGTGAACTTCCTGCTTGTGGCTGCCTCTGTGTACTTCGTGATCGTGCTGCCAATGAACAAGTTCATTGAACGCCGCGACCGGAAGCTTGAGTTGAAGCAGAAGGTGGAGGAAGTCGATCCGCAGATCGCGCTGCTGACCGAAATCCGGGACAGCCTTCGCCAGCGAACGTAA